From a single Apium graveolens cultivar Ventura chromosome 2, ASM990537v1, whole genome shotgun sequence genomic region:
- the LOC141708517 gene encoding F-box/kelch-repeat protein SKIP30-like yields MIARMSLNYAVFAVFTFWQKKKKVSHSSVIFMSSLIEDLPDEVSLMCLARIPLYLHPNLSLVCRAWRAAVQSVELLRARHELNFTEDFICVCANEPNNTWQLYDPRRNLWITTPALPSHIRHISYFSAVSVGGKLFVLGGGHNPETLEEGDEGTFATNEVWSYEPVTRKWALCAPMIVPRVSFACGVVNGKIIVAGGFDASRRPTAKAEIFDPENNVWILMPDLNHTNNSLCHGVVVHGKMDVVHMGVSTVQKFDNDEQAWKTDICSWSNNPGVVVRDVVYVKRFTCRCYHNKKEHIEIGSFGMNDFGYGMASLGNEIFLIGGVTFNITVLRFGRGGPPALRLAAAITRCRGIILACTSMRV; encoded by the exons ATGATAGCAAGGATGAGTTTAAATTATGCAGTATTCGCAG TTTTTACTTTCTGGCAGAAGAAAAAAAAAGTCAGTCATAGCTCGGTTATATTTATGTCTTCGCTGATTGAAGATCTCCCAGATGAAGTTTCTCTCATGTGCCTTGCACGTATTCCTTTGTACCTACATCCAAATTTGAGCCTGGTTTGTCGTGCCTGGAGAGCTGCTGTACAGAGTGTTGAATTATTAAGAGCTCGGCACGAGCTAAATTTTACGGAGGATTTTATCTGTGTCTGTGCAAATGAACCCAACAATACATGGCAGCTATATGATCCCCGGAGAAACCTTTGGATCACCACCCCAGCTCTTCCTTCACATATCCGCCACATTTCCTACTTTTCTGCCGTGTCTGTTGGTGGAAAGCTGTTTGTTTTAGGTGGTGGACATAATCCTGAAACCTTAGAAGAGGGCGACGAAGGAACATTCGCAACGAATGAGGTCTGGTCATATGAGCCCGTGACGAGAAAGTGGGCACTTTGTGCCCCCATGATCGTTCCTCGTGTCTCATTTGCCTGTGGTGTAGTAAATGGTAAGATAATTGTAGCTGGGGGTTTTGATGCGAGCAGAAGGCCAACTGCTAAAGCAGAAATTTTTGATCCTGAAAATAACGTTTGGATTTTAATGCCTGATCTAAACCACACAAACAACAGTCTTTGCCATGGAGTGGTTGTACATGGAAAAATGGACGTCGTGCACATGGGAGTCTCGACAGTGCAAAAATTTGATAATGACGAACAGGCATGGAAAACAGACATTTGTTCATGGTCAAACAATCCAGGGGTTGTGGTCCGGGATGTAGTGTATGTAAAGAGGTTTACTTGTCGTTGCTATCACAACAAAAAAGAGCATATAGAAATTGGATCATTTGGTATGAATGATTTTGGGTATGGGATGGCAAGTTTAGGAAATGAAATATTTCTTATTGGTGGAGTGACATTTAATATTACTGTTTTGAGATTTGGTCGTGGTGGACCACCAGCTTTACGTCTAGCAGCCGCAATTACTCGTTGTCGAGGAATTATACTGGCTTGTACATCGATGCGCGTATAG
- the LOC141708518 gene encoding F-box protein At4g22390-like codes for MSQRKYGIGFLFLFDSIGYVYKGKKFAVYLPEELLTNIFLRLGVNFLLRCKSVCKTWLSVISNPLFVESQLRRALMTPTLLIIDYPRAAGLPSTNIVNPFPRLFEKCNVVSCSYNGIVCLCDDNDAIYLWNPSIGKFKKLPPATRNRPPCLLRYDKVVFGYDSISDDYKVLKMVYENSKDFMRKVYVYSTKTDSWRRFEDRIMRKLNGFGQTDIVVNGVLYIKSGSELITFDLHREVFGLIRVPDFFGKNMSNVLDFEGSVGIVFKSVGDAEGIFLWTLDDVSGQMQWTKKLRINAYPGSLWWLYCYLGAGLFFGKMVPDHDMFIHHILYDYETEETKLHVRENVCATVKYAKTLVSLNGFEPLGNMPTKSITGKKRSRGSSID; via the exons ATGTCTCAAAGAAAATACGGCATAGGATTCTTGTTTCTATTCGACTCTATTGGTTATGTATATAAGGGCAAGAAGTTTGCTGTGTATTTACCCGAAGAGCTTCTTACCAATATTTTCTTGAGACTTGGAGTCAATTTTTTGCTTCGATGCAAATCCGTTTGCAAGACATGGCTATCCGTGATCTCGAACCCTCTTTTCGTTGAGTCTCAACTCCGCCGTGCCCTTATGACTCCCACATTACTCATTATTGATTATCCTAGGGCTGCCGGTCTTCCTAGTACAAATATTGTTAATCCTTTCCCTCGTCTTTTTGAGAAATGTAATGTTGTAAGTTGTTCTTATAATGGcattgtttgtttatgtgatgATAATGATGCTATCTACCTTTGGAATCCGTCAATCGGGAAGTTCAAGAAACTTCCTCCTGCTACCAGGAATCGCCCGCCATGCTTGCTTAGATATGATAAGGTAGTGTTTGGTTATGATTCTATCTCCGATGACTACAAGGTCCTCAAGATGGTGTATGAAAATTCGAAGGATTTCATGCGGAAAGTGTATGTGTATTCCACAAAGACTGATTCTTGGAGACGATTTGAGGATCGTATTATGAGAAAGTTGAATGGATTCGGACAAACTGATATAGTTGTTAACGGGGTTCTGTATATCAAGAGTGGAAGTGAACTGATCACATTTGATTTGCATCGAGAGGTTTTTGGGCTAATTCGAGTCCCGGATTTTTTTGGAAAAAATATGTCAAATGTCCTGGATTTCGAAGGTTCTGTTGGTATTGTCTTTAAATCTGTTGGTGATGCAGAAGGAATTTTTCTATGGACATTAGATGACGTTTCTGGGCAGATGCAGTGGACTAAAAAGCTCAGGATCAATGCTTATCCAGGCTCGCTTTGGTGGCTATATTGTTATTTGGGTGCAGGACTCTTTTTTGGAAAAATGGTACCTGATCACGATATGTTCATACACCATATATTGTATGACTATGAGACGGAAGAGACCAAACTTCATGTTCGAGAAAACGTTTGTGCAACTGTAAAATACGCAAAGACACTTGTTTCACTCAATGGTTTTGAACCACTGGGTAATATGCCAACTAAGTCAATAACTGGGAAGAAACGATCTAGAG GATCGTCCATTGACTAG